A genomic segment from Nitrosopumilus sp. K4 encodes:
- a CDS encoding PEFG-CTERM sorting domain-containing protein has protein sequence MLLVSLSPILVFAEPSFELHSNQKQIGVSDSFLVYGKVSDVTPYSEVNLSVVAPDGEIVYSYELTFDDDGNFKRLIHPPIHGFKIGTYTITASHPQISITNQFQFTVVGNGVASEGVMQETKSLSQLTQEKLNSDMYILANAVQGDTDIKITGKTIWTDRDVTLKVTSPNGNLITVAQVSPSSDGAFSSTIKTGGPLWNEDGMYTVTAYQGDYSELTDTVKVEIANGVVVPEFGTIAIMILAMSIISLIVFSAKSRLSLTPRL, from the coding sequence TTGTTGTTAGTCTCGTTATCACCAATTCTTGTATTTGCTGAGCCTTCCTTTGAATTGCATTCTAATCAAAAACAAATTGGAGTATCTGATAGTTTTCTAGTGTATGGCAAAGTCTCTGATGTTACTCCTTATTCCGAAGTGAATCTTTCAGTAGTTGCTCCTGATGGCGAAATTGTATACTCTTACGAATTGACTTTTGATGATGATGGAAATTTCAAACGATTAATTCATCCGCCAATTCATGGTTTTAAAATTGGTACATATACAATAACTGCAAGTCACCCTCAAATTTCTATTACAAATCAATTCCAATTTACTGTAGTTGGTAACGGTGTTGCCTCTGAAGGTGTAATGCAAGAGACTAAATCGCTGTCTCAATTAACTCAAGAAAAACTCAATTCTGATATGTACATTTTAGCAAATGCAGTACAAGGTGATACTGACATCAAAATCACTGGAAAAACAATTTGGACTGACAGAGATGTCACACTTAAAGTTACATCTCCTAATGGAAACTTGATTACAGTTGCACAAGTATCGCCTTCATCTGATGGTGCATTTTCATCTACAATCAAAACTGGTGGTCCATTATGGAACGAAGATGGAATGTATACTGTAACTGCATATCAGGGTGACTATTCTGAACTTACTGATACTGTAAAAGTTGAAATTGCAAATGGTGTTGTTGTGCCTGAATTTGGAACTATAGCAATTATGATTTTGGCAATGTCTATAATATCTTTAATTGTATTTTCTGCAAAATCTAGACTTTCTCTTACTCCACGACTTTAA
- a CDS encoding LLM class flavin-dependent oxidoreductase, translating to MYMTQNKLKFGIQNGLNVARAGYSEDQILTACMLADKTGYDSIFYMDHTNVPQWKNAIVLDPWVMLSAIAAVTNNVELGTCVTDAIRRHPSNIALASITLDRVSKGRAILGIGAGEAQNLKEFCIPFEKPVSKWEEQIQVIKTLYGSTPDNTVDYDGKYYKLEGACLQAPPIRKPHPPTYMAAGGKRTLELTGKLGEGWLPIGYTPELFEDHKKQIESSMEKHNRTQEEKDNFQMALDIDVYFSEDAEESWAKMKEAVKVSLFKPEVLRVHGLKEIEGFDFVKYFTEYSMSNQDWIVKMREAATKIPDAIARSSTAIGTPDDMIPTFERFIKAGVNHFVIRFWGKNYFGSIDKFASHVMPHLKGNPKK from the coding sequence ATGTACATGACTCAAAATAAACTCAAATTTGGTATTCAGAACGGATTAAATGTAGCTAGAGCAGGTTACTCTGAAGACCAAATCCTTACTGCCTGTATGCTTGCTGATAAGACAGGGTATGACTCTATTTTCTATATGGATCACACAAACGTACCTCAATGGAAAAATGCCATTGTGCTTGATCCTTGGGTAATGCTATCTGCAATTGCTGCTGTTACAAATAATGTTGAATTAGGAACATGTGTTACTGATGCTATTAGGCGACACCCATCAAACATTGCTCTTGCTTCAATTACACTTGACAGAGTTTCTAAAGGTCGAGCAATTTTGGGTATTGGTGCAGGTGAAGCACAAAATCTAAAAGAATTTTGTATTCCTTTTGAAAAACCAGTTTCAAAATGGGAAGAACAAATTCAAGTTATCAAAACATTGTATGGCTCAACCCCTGATAACACTGTCGATTACGATGGCAAGTATTACAAATTAGAAGGTGCATGTTTGCAAGCACCTCCCATTAGAAAACCACATCCACCTACATACATGGCAGCTGGTGGAAAAAGAACATTGGAGTTAACTGGAAAGTTAGGAGAAGGATGGCTACCAATCGGTTACACACCTGAACTATTTGAGGATCATAAAAAGCAAATAGAATCATCTATGGAAAAACACAACAGAACACAGGAAGAAAAAGATAATTTCCAAATGGCATTGGATATTGATGTATACTTTTCAGAAGATGCAGAAGAATCATGGGCAAAGATGAAGGAGGCCGTAAAAGTAAGTCTATTCAAGCCTGAAGTTCTAAGAGTTCACGGATTAAAAGAAATTGAAGGCTTTGATTTTGTAAAATACTTTACAGAATATTCCATGTCTAACCAAGATTGGATTGTGAAAATGAGAGAAGCTGCAACAAAAATACCTGATGCAATTGCACGTTCATCAACTGCAATTGGAACTCCTGACGATATGATTCCTACATTTGAACGATTTATCAAAGCTGGTGTTAATCACTTTGTAATTAGATTTTGGGGAAAAAACTACTTTGGTTCAATTGATAAATTTGCTAGTCATGTAATGCCTCATCTTAAAGGAAATCCAAAGAAATAA
- the uvrB gene encoding excinuclease ABC subunit UvrB → MQQIHKFELESEFCPTGDQPQAIDKLVDGVKKSKVQTLLGVTGSGKTFSVANVIARTGKNTLVISHNKTLAAQLYSELKQFFPKNNVGYFVSYYDYYQPESYLPQTDTYIEKDTQINEKIEKLRLEATAMLLSGEPTIIVSTVSCIYSLGNPQDWEDLAITINSGDEIKRNELIKKFVDARYERNNTEIAPGNFRVKGDTIDIVPAYSEDIVRISMFGDEIEKITLLDHVSLKEKRKVTQMKIFPAKHYLIAKDVRERAIRSIKEELKSRLLELNELEKQRLEMRTKFDLEMIEELGYCSGIENYSRHFDGRKPGEKAFCLMDFFGDDYLLVIDESHVTLPQLHGMYKGDHSRKKELVTYGFRLPSAYDNRPLKFEEFEDYIKNTLFVSATPGEYEKKISFQIVEQLVRPTGLIDPAVVIRPTNNQMDDLIGEITKRTEKNERVLVTTLTKRMAEDLAEYLSKKQIRVRYMHSEIEGLQRTELIRQLRLGEFDVLVGINLLREGLDIPEVSLVAILDADKEGFLRNFTSLIQTFGRAARNVNGSVIMYADHITKSMKHAMDETKRRRKKQIQYNKEHGITPQTIIKSIPDQVTTLDDSKLKSTHDLTSDIIELEAQMKKYSEDLDFERAIECRDRIKRLEKEIQLKDDRK, encoded by the coding sequence TTGCAGCAAATACACAAATTTGAACTAGAATCTGAATTTTGCCCTACAGGTGATCAGCCTCAGGCTATTGACAAACTTGTTGATGGTGTAAAAAAATCCAAGGTTCAAACACTTTTGGGCGTAACTGGAAGTGGAAAGACATTTTCTGTAGCAAATGTAATTGCAAGAACCGGAAAAAACACTTTAGTTATTTCTCATAACAAAACTTTAGCTGCTCAACTTTATTCAGAACTAAAACAGTTTTTTCCAAAAAATAACGTTGGATATTTTGTTTCATACTATGACTATTATCAACCTGAAAGCTATCTTCCACAGACTGACACTTACATTGAAAAAGACACTCAAATCAATGAAAAAATTGAAAAATTGAGATTAGAGGCAACTGCCATGCTCTTATCCGGTGAGCCTACCATTATTGTTTCCACAGTTTCATGCATCTATTCACTTGGAAATCCTCAGGATTGGGAGGACCTTGCAATCACTATAAACAGTGGAGATGAAATCAAACGAAATGAACTTATCAAAAAATTTGTGGATGCAAGATATGAAAGAAACAATACTGAAATTGCACCAGGTAACTTTAGAGTAAAAGGAGATACAATAGACATTGTACCTGCATATTCTGAAGATATAGTTAGAATTTCTATGTTTGGTGATGAAATTGAAAAAATCACTTTACTTGATCACGTGTCTCTAAAAGAAAAACGTAAAGTTACTCAGATGAAAATCTTTCCTGCAAAACATTATCTTATTGCAAAAGATGTTAGAGAAAGAGCAATTCGATCAATTAAAGAAGAACTGAAATCAAGGTTGCTCGAACTAAATGAATTAGAAAAACAAAGATTGGAAATGAGAACAAAATTTGATTTAGAAATGATTGAAGAACTTGGATATTGTTCAGGTATTGAAAATTATTCAAGACATTTTGACGGACGAAAACCTGGTGAAAAAGCATTTTGTTTAATGGATTTTTTTGGTGATGATTATTTACTGGTAATTGATGAATCTCATGTTACACTCCCACAATTACATGGAATGTACAAAGGTGATCATTCTAGAAAAAAAGAACTTGTGACATATGGTTTTAGGTTACCAAGTGCATATGATAATAGGCCCCTAAAATTTGAAGAATTTGAAGATTATATCAAAAACACCCTCTTTGTTTCTGCCACCCCTGGTGAGTATGAGAAAAAAATTTCATTTCAAATCGTTGAGCAATTAGTCAGACCCACTGGATTGATAGATCCTGCTGTCGTAATTCGACCTACTAATAATCAGATGGATGATCTAATTGGAGAAATTACAAAACGAACTGAAAAAAACGAACGAGTACTTGTTACCACTCTAACTAAGCGAATGGCAGAAGATCTTGCAGAATATCTCTCAAAAAAACAGATACGTGTACGCTATATGCACTCTGAAATCGAAGGATTACAAAGAACTGAATTAATTCGCCAACTGCGCTTAGGCGAGTTTGACGTTTTAGTAGGCATAAATCTTCTTAGAGAGGGGTTGGATATTCCAGAAGTTTCTCTGGTTGCAATTTTAGATGCTGATAAGGAAGGGTTTTTGAGAAATTTTACTAGTCTCATTCAGACATTTGGTAGAGCCGCTAGAAATGTTAATGGTTCGGTGATAATGTATGCTGATCACATAACTAAATCCATGAAACATGCAATGGATGAAACAAAAAGACGTAGAAAAAAACAAATACAATATAATAAAGAACATGGAATTACCCCTCAAACAATCATTAAATCAATTCCTGATCAGGTTACAACATTAGATGATTCAAAATTAAAATCTACACATGATTTAACATCTGACATAATAGAATTAGAAGCTCAAATGAAAAAATATTCTGAAGATTTAGACTTTGAACGTGCAATAGAATGCAGAGATAGGATAAAAAGACTAGAAAAGGAGATTCAACTAAAAGATGACAGGAAGTAA
- a CDS encoding pyridoxamine 5'-phosphate oxidase family protein — MQLVGILQIKSYQKVKDFLNEEHVGRICSIDENGYPQIIPMNFVFLNDAVYMHSHVRGEKLDNIKRNNKVGFESDRELEFLPSYFEDPKNASLADTLYISIVIKGKASLVVDREEKTLALNGLMKKYQPEGMYDPIQSNMRVLDGVAVIKVIPETLHGKYKIGQHLNLPDRVDLAQKILKRNSPTAKETLRIMGFEITDDGLKMVEDPIW; from the coding sequence GTGCAGTTAGTGGGGATTCTCCAGATAAAATCATATCAAAAAGTAAAAGACTTTCTAAATGAAGAACATGTTGGAAGAATTTGTAGCATTGATGAGAATGGTTATCCTCAGATAATTCCAATGAATTTTGTATTTCTTAATGATGCTGTATACATGCATTCTCATGTTAGGGGTGAAAAATTAGATAATATCAAAAGAAATAACAAAGTTGGATTTGAATCTGATAGGGAACTAGAATTCCTACCCTCATATTTTGAAGATCCTAAAAATGCATCTTTGGCAGATACTCTTTACATAAGTATCGTAATAAAAGGAAAAGCATCGCTTGTTGTTGATAGAGAAGAAAAAACGTTGGCACTAAATGGATTGATGAAAAAATATCAACCAGAAGGAATGTATGATCCAATTCAATCTAATATGCGTGTACTAGATGGAGTCGCTGTAATCAAAGTAATTCCTGAAACACTTCATGGAAAATACAAAATTGGTCAACACCTGAACCTACCTGATAGAGTGGATCTGGCTCAAAAAATTCTAAAAAGAAATTCCCCTACTGCAAAAGAAACTCTGAGAATAATGGGTTTTGAAATTACTGATGATGGTCTTAAAATGGTTGAAGATCCAATATGGTGA
- the uvrA gene encoding excinuclease ABC subunit UvrA — MTGSKLKIRGARHHNLKNLDVDIPKNNLIVISGLSGSGKSTLAFDTIYAEGQRRYVESLSAYARQFLEMMDKPDVDSIEGLSPAISIQQKTTSKNPRSTVGTTTEIYDYMRLLFARIGTPYCTNCGRKISSQSVETICDSVLKDFDGQKILILSPIIQRKKGTYEKLFEQINKDGYSRIRLNGEILSLDDDIPPLDRQKWHNIEIVVDRIQTDKSERSRLFEAIQTAIKASKGDVMISSDKSEKIFSQNNACPYCGLTIGELEPRTFSFNSPFGMCKACNGLGVKMEFDPDLVIPDKTKSILDGAIVPWSGRFSSFRRQALRAVGKKFGFDLMTPIEKIKPKHLKIILHGTDDLIDFRYRSKSGDSSWQYTDAFEGVLENLQRVFMETDSESKREWLKQFMRDTPCNVCNGKKLKPESLSVKINDKGIMDVCDLSIDNCYDFFTNLKLTENEQYIARDVLKEIKERLEFLMNVGLNYLTLNRLSSTLSGGESQRIRLATQIGSNLTGVLYVLDEPTIGLHQRDNERLIKTLNKLRNLGNTVIVVEHDEEVIRNSDWIIDLGPGAGIHGGNVVFEGPVKKILNGHKSVTGDYLKNNSLIKLENKTRNPSGTLTIKGASENNLKSIDVEIPLGLFVSVTGVSGSGKSTLINDILLKALESHFYKSNVKPGSHKKILGLENIDKVIAIDQSPIGRTPRSNPATYIGAFTPIRELYANTELSKERGYAPGQFSFNVADGRCFACDGDGVKQIEMQFLSDVYVKCDECKGKRYNSETLNVLYKGKNISDILDMTVYEALHFFENIPSIKRKLQTIFDVGLGYIKLGQSSTTLSGGEAQRVKLASELSKRGTGKTLYILDEPTTGLHFADVQKLLDVLNRLVNLGNTVVVIEHNMDVIKNSDWLIDLGPEGGDEGGNIVATGTPEVVAKSPGSYTGKYLKKLLKK, encoded by the coding sequence ATGACAGGAAGTAAATTAAAAATTCGTGGTGCTCGCCATCACAATCTAAAAAACCTAGATGTTGACATTCCAAAAAACAATCTTATTGTGATAAGTGGATTGTCTGGCTCTGGCAAGTCTACTTTGGCATTTGACACCATTTATGCTGAAGGACAACGACGATATGTTGAATCGCTTTCTGCGTATGCCAGACAATTTCTTGAAATGATGGACAAACCTGACGTGGATTCTATTGAAGGATTATCTCCTGCCATTTCTATTCAACAAAAAACAACAAGTAAAAACCCCCGTTCTACTGTTGGAACTACTACTGAAATTTATGATTACATGAGATTGCTTTTTGCAAGAATAGGGACTCCCTATTGTACAAATTGTGGAAGAAAGATTTCTAGTCAATCTGTTGAAACAATATGTGATTCTGTGCTCAAAGATTTTGATGGACAAAAAATCCTAATTTTATCACCTATAATTCAACGAAAAAAAGGAACGTATGAGAAACTTTTTGAGCAAATAAACAAGGATGGCTATTCAAGAATACGTCTAAATGGCGAAATTTTGAGCCTAGATGATGATATTCCTCCACTTGATAGACAAAAATGGCATAATATTGAGATTGTTGTGGATCGAATTCAGACTGACAAATCTGAACGTTCTAGATTGTTTGAGGCAATTCAAACTGCCATCAAGGCATCAAAAGGTGATGTAATGATATCTTCAGATAAATCTGAAAAGATATTTTCTCAAAACAATGCATGTCCTTACTGTGGTCTTACTATTGGTGAATTAGAGCCTCGAACCTTCTCTTTCAATTCTCCGTTTGGTATGTGCAAAGCATGTAATGGCTTGGGCGTTAAAATGGAGTTTGACCCCGATTTAGTAATTCCTGATAAAACTAAATCGATATTGGATGGTGCAATAGTTCCGTGGAGTGGTAGGTTCTCTTCTTTTAGAAGACAAGCATTACGTGCGGTGGGTAAAAAGTTTGGGTTTGACTTGATGACTCCTATTGAAAAAATTAAACCAAAACATCTCAAAATAATTCTACATGGAACTGACGATCTTATTGATTTTAGATATAGATCAAAATCTGGTGATTCTTCTTGGCAGTACACTGATGCATTTGAAGGCGTGTTAGAAAATCTTCAACGTGTGTTTATGGAAACTGATTCAGAATCCAAAAGAGAATGGTTAAAACAATTCATGCGAGACACCCCCTGTAATGTTTGTAATGGAAAAAAGCTAAAACCTGAATCATTATCTGTAAAAATTAATGACAAGGGAATTATGGATGTTTGTGATCTTTCTATCGACAATTGTTATGATTTTTTTACAAATCTAAAACTAACTGAAAATGAGCAATACATCGCACGTGATGTTCTAAAAGAAATTAAAGAAAGACTAGAATTTTTAATGAATGTCGGATTGAATTATCTGACTCTAAATCGTCTTAGCTCTACGCTTTCTGGTGGTGAATCTCAAAGAATTCGTTTAGCCACTCAAATTGGTTCAAATCTTACCGGGGTTTTGTATGTATTAGATGAGCCTACAATTGGACTTCATCAGCGTGATAATGAACGATTAATTAAAACGCTAAACAAACTACGAAATCTTGGAAATACTGTTATTGTAGTGGAGCATGATGAAGAAGTCATACGCAATTCTGATTGGATTATTGATCTAGGACCTGGAGCCGGTATCCACGGCGGAAATGTTGTTTTTGAAGGTCCAGTCAAAAAAATTCTAAATGGACACAAGTCTGTCACTGGTGATTATCTAAAAAATAATTCTTTGATAAAATTAGAAAATAAAACTCGTAACCCTTCAGGTACTTTGACTATTAAAGGTGCATCAGAAAATAATCTAAAATCAATTGATGTTGAAATCCCATTGGGGCTATTTGTTTCAGTAACAGGTGTGTCTGGTTCTGGAAAATCTACTTTGATTAATGATATTTTGTTAAAGGCACTTGAAAGCCATTTTTACAAATCAAATGTAAAGCCTGGAAGTCACAAAAAAATTTTGGGCCTTGAAAATATTGATAAAGTTATTGCAATTGATCAATCTCCAATAGGTAGGACTCCACGATCAAACCCTGCTACCTATATTGGTGCATTTACTCCCATCAGAGAACTTTATGCAAATACCGAGTTGTCAAAAGAAAGAGGATATGCTCCAGGGCAGTTTTCATTTAACGTAGCTGATGGACGATGCTTTGCATGTGATGGTGACGGTGTAAAACAAATTGAAATGCAGTTTCTTTCTGATGTTTATGTAAAGTGTGATGAATGTAAAGGAAAGCGTTACAATTCTGAAACACTAAATGTTTTGTATAAGGGCAAAAACATTTCAGATATTTTGGACATGACTGTCTATGAGGCATTACACTTTTTTGAAAATATTCCATCAATCAAAAGAAAACTGCAAACAATTTTTGATGTTGGTTTGGGTTATATTAAACTCGGACAATCATCTACTACTCTCTCTGGTGGTGAGGCTCAACGAGTTAAACTTGCTTCAGAGTTATCAAAACGTGGTACTGGAAAGACACTATACATATTAGATGAGCCTACAACTGGCCTTCATTTTGCTGATGTTCAAAAATTGCTAGATGTGCTAAATAGACTTGTAAATCTAGGTAATACTGTTGTTGTAATAGAACATAACATGGATGTCATAAAAAATTCCGATTGGCTAATAGATTTGGGTCCTGAAGGAGGTGATGAAGGTGGAAACATCGTAGCTACTGGCACCCCTGAAGTTGTTGCAAAATCTCCTGGCAGCTATACTGGAAAATATCTGAAAAAACTATTAAAAAAATGA
- a CDS encoding iron-containing alcohol dehydrogenase → MHTVRIPKVINFGENALGETEYPKNALIVTTVPPELSDKWIAKMGIKDYMLYDQVKPEPSIDDVNAVISQFKDKDPSVLIGLGGGSSMDVVKYAAPEMKKEKILIPTTFGTGAEMTTYCVLKFDGKKKLLREDRFLADMAVVDAYFMDGTPEQVIKNSVCDACAQATEGYDSKLGNDLTRTLCKQAFEILYDAIMNDKPENYPYGSMLSGMGFGNCSTTLGHALSYVFSNEGVPHGYSLSSCTTVAHKHNKSIFYDRFKECMEKLGFDKLELKADVSEAADVVMTDKGHLDPNPIPITKEDVVKCLEDIKAGNL, encoded by the coding sequence ATGCACACAGTACGCATTCCAAAAGTTATCAATTTTGGAGAAAATGCACTTGGTGAAACAGAGTATCCTAAAAATGCCCTGATTGTCACAACAGTTCCTCCCGAACTTTCTGACAAATGGATTGCAAAAATGGGGATTAAGGATTACATGCTGTATGATCAAGTAAAACCTGAACCATCAATTGATGATGTCAATGCTGTGATTTCACAATTCAAAGACAAGGATCCTTCTGTCTTGATTGGACTTGGAGGTGGAAGTTCTATGGATGTAGTAAAATATGCTGCACCAGAGATGAAAAAAGAAAAAATCTTAATTCCAACAACCTTTGGAACTGGAGCTGAAATGACAACTTATTGTGTCTTAAAATTTGATGGAAAGAAAAAACTGCTAAGAGAAGACAGATTTTTAGCTGACATGGCTGTTGTTGATGCATACTTTATGGATGGAACTCCAGAACAAGTCATTAAAAATTCTGTTTGTGATGCATGTGCTCAAGCTACTGAAGGCTATGACAGCAAATTAGGTAATGACTTGACACGAACACTGTGCAAACAAGCATTTGAAATCCTTTATGATGCAATTATGAATGACAAACCAGAAAACTATCCTTATGGTTCCATGTTATCTGGTATGGGATTTGGAAATTGTTCCACGACATTGGGACATGCATTATCATATGTGTTCTCAAATGAGGGAGTACCCCACGGATACTCGTTATCTTCTTGTACTACAGTTGCACATAAGCATAACAAATCCATCTTCTATGATAGATTCAAAGAATGCATGGAAAAATTAGGATTTGATAAGCTTGAACTCAAGGCAGATGTGTCTGAAGCAGCAGATGTTGTTATGACTGACAAAGGTCATTTGGATCCAAATCCAATCCCAATCACCAAAGAAGATGTCGTAAAATGTCTAGAAGACATCAAAGCAGGTAATTTGTAA
- a CDS encoding glycerate kinase — translation MFIQNFDEIATNDKKKECLEILESGLKAADPENIIPKFVTQDEIKIGEENLSLKEFSDIYTVAFGKAGDTMTKAINKIISIKSGIIVIPKGSKSKIKSKKFQIFNSGHPKPDQNSVKAAKEVLKFVKNRKSKELVIFLVSGGGSALLAIPDNITLEDKIHVTDLLLKSGATIQEFNCIRKHLSKIKGGRLVENLKGKGIGLVMSDVEEDDLSAIASGTTYMDNTTFEDAQKIIEKYNLKRKIPIEVLNRINQGSNGEIKETPKIAKIPNYIIANNMNCLKAMEKRAEQLGYKPKTIQVFGNIKEAVKKIIKEIPDKKKGCLIFGGETTVEVLGKGTGGRNHEIVLRILKNTQNEKKMTIASIGTDGIDGNTIFAGAITENFKIEDNAIKEFLKNSDSGRFFQKKKSNIKTGFTHSNLMDIGIILK, via the coding sequence ATGTTTATTCAGAATTTTGACGAAATTGCAACTAATGACAAAAAAAAGGAATGTTTAGAGATTTTAGAATCAGGATTAAAGGCTGCAGATCCAGAAAACATAATCCCAAAATTTGTAACACAAGATGAAATTAAAATAGGTGAAGAAAATTTATCGTTAAAGGAATTTTCAGACATCTATACGGTGGCTTTTGGAAAAGCAGGCGACACAATGACAAAAGCAATTAACAAAATAATTTCCATAAAAAGTGGGATTATTGTCATTCCCAAAGGCTCAAAATCAAAGATCAAGAGTAAAAAATTTCAGATTTTTAACTCAGGACACCCCAAACCAGATCAAAACAGTGTAAAGGCTGCAAAAGAAGTTTTGAAATTTGTAAAAAATAGAAAATCAAAAGAACTAGTAATTTTTCTAGTTTCAGGGGGAGGTTCAGCACTGCTTGCAATCCCAGACAACATAACACTAGAAGATAAAATCCACGTTACAGATTTGCTGTTAAAATCTGGGGCGACAATTCAAGAGTTTAATTGTATTAGAAAACACCTATCAAAAATAAAAGGTGGGAGGCTAGTTGAAAACCTAAAAGGCAAAGGAATCGGACTTGTAATGTCTGATGTGGAAGAAGATGACTTGTCGGCTATTGCATCAGGTACAACATACATGGACAACACAACATTTGAAGATGCACAGAAAATTATTGAAAAATACAATTTGAAAAGAAAGATTCCAATTGAAGTATTAAATAGAATCAACCAGGGGAGTAACGGAGAGATAAAAGAAACTCCAAAAATTGCAAAAATTCCAAATTACATAATTGCAAACAACATGAATTGTCTTAAAGCAATGGAAAAGAGGGCAGAACAGTTAGGGTACAAGCCAAAAACAATTCAAGTTTTTGGAAACATAAAAGAGGCTGTAAAAAAAATCATCAAAGAAATTCCGGATAAGAAAAAGGGTTGCCTGATTTTTGGAGGGGAGACTACAGTAGAAGTACTTGGAAAAGGAACAGGAGGAAGAAATCACGAGATAGTTTTAAGAATTTTAAAAAATACTCAAAATGAAAAAAAGATGACTATCGCATCTATCGGAACAGACGGGATTGATGGTAACACAATTTTTGCAGGAGCGATAACTGAAAATTTTAAAATTGAAGATAATGCAATAAAGGAGTTTTTGAAAAACAGTGATTCAGGAAGATTCTTTCAAAAAAAGAAAAGCAATATCAAAACAGGGTTTACACATTCTAATTTAATGGATATTGGAATAATTCTCAAATAA